In Desulfuromonas acetoxidans DSM 684, one genomic interval encodes:
- a CDS encoding sensor domain-containing diguanylate cyclase has translation MADYNDGKCREIALFPEENPFPVMRVSKQGKLLYANRAAFKILNPWHCAIGEQVPEFIFQKVKESLQENIRLSLEMSFSRRFYSLTLVPIVEQGYVNFYGQDVTQSKLAIEQLKQSEMRFHQIADFMPQLVWTADPSGNVDYYNERRKEFEGFTQSEDGSWSWAPVVHPDDQHETIEAWKKAYQTGTAYEIKHRIKRSNGRFTWYLSRAFPIRDETGKIIKWFGTATDIDDIKKVEIKLAQAKKAAEEANQKLKELASTDVVTGLQSRRAFMEEAKSLFQIAERYQRPFSFLIIDIDHFKKVNDTYGHLGGDVVLVELGKIMSSCLRATDILGRIGGEEFAVILPETGPDHTAELIERLLEKVRTTEIRIDDDTLVSVTVSIGVATVPPLPIHVGKVMAAADKALYQAKSDGRNRCCEASMDCHES, from the coding sequence ATGGCCGATTATAACGACGGAAAATGTAGAGAAATTGCCCTGTTTCCAGAGGAAAATCCTTTTCCGGTCATGCGTGTGAGCAAGCAAGGAAAATTGCTTTATGCCAACAGGGCTGCGTTTAAGATATTAAATCCATGGCATTGTGCTATTGGAGAGCAGGTTCCTGAGTTCATTTTCCAGAAAGTCAAAGAGTCACTGCAGGAGAATATCCGTTTATCTCTGGAGATGAGTTTTTCAAGGCGTTTTTACTCGTTAACGCTAGTGCCGATTGTTGAGCAGGGGTACGTCAACTTTTATGGACAGGACGTGACTCAAAGCAAACTGGCCATAGAACAATTAAAGCAAAGCGAGATGCGTTTTCATCAGATCGCTGATTTCATGCCGCAACTGGTCTGGACGGCTGACCCGTCGGGGAATGTTGATTATTACAATGAGCGCCGAAAGGAGTTTGAAGGGTTTACACAAAGTGAAGATGGTAGTTGGTCGTGGGCTCCTGTTGTTCATCCGGATGATCAGCACGAAACGATCGAAGCCTGGAAAAAGGCGTATCAGACTGGAACCGCATACGAAATTAAGCATCGGATTAAACGTTCAAATGGTCGCTTTACCTGGTACTTGAGCCGTGCTTTCCCGATTCGGGATGAAACGGGGAAAATTATAAAATGGTTTGGCACGGCAACGGATATTGATGACATTAAAAAGGTGGAAATTAAACTCGCTCAAGCCAAGAAAGCGGCGGAAGAAGCCAATCAAAAGCTCAAAGAGTTGGCCAGTACGGATGTGGTGACGGGGCTGCAAAGTCGCAGGGCATTTATGGAAGAGGCGAAGAGCCTGTTTCAAATCGCCGAACGCTACCAACGGCCGTTTTCATTCCTGATTATCGATATCGACCATTTCAAAAAGGTCAATGATACCTATGGGCACCTGGGAGGGGATGTCGTTCTGGTTGAGCTTGGCAAAATCATGTCGAGCTGCCTGCGCGCCACGGATATTCTCGGCCGGATTGGCGGAGAGGAATTCGCGGTTATTTTACCCGAAACGGGCCCTGATCATACCGCTGAACTTATTGAGCGGTTATTGGAAAAGGTAAGAACGACCGAGATCCGGATTGACGATGATACGCTCGTTTCTGTCACGGTCAGTATCGGAGTTGCGACGGTGCCACCCTTGCCGATTCATGTCGGCAAAGTGATGGCCGCAGCGGACAAAGCGCTTTATCAGGCCAAGTCGGATGGTCGAAATCGTTGTTGTGAAGCAAGTATGGACTGTCATGAGTCGTAA
- the tadA gene encoding tRNA adenosine(34) deaminase TadA, whose amino-acid sequence MNQSQDEHYMRRALDLARQAEQLGEVPVGAVVVLNGKVIAAAGNRRETWQDPTAHAELIALREAAKRIDSWRLEEATLYVTLEPCIMCMGGIILSRIPRLVFGARDPRVGAVGSVFDLADDERFNHRVEVSEGVLAEECSEILSNFFRQLRQKKKAARMRSAKDE is encoded by the coding sequence GTGAATCAATCCCAGGATGAGCACTACATGCGTCGTGCGCTTGACTTGGCCCGTCAGGCCGAGCAGCTTGGCGAAGTCCCGGTCGGTGCTGTTGTCGTGCTCAACGGTAAGGTGATCGCGGCTGCCGGTAACCGCCGCGAAACCTGGCAAGATCCCACCGCCCATGCCGAGTTGATTGCCCTGCGTGAAGCTGCCAAACGCATTGATTCCTGGCGACTCGAAGAGGCAACACTCTATGTCACTCTCGAGCCCTGTATCATGTGCATGGGCGGCATCATTCTGTCGCGGATTCCCCGCCTGGTGTTTGGTGCGCGTGATCCCCGTGTCGGTGCCGTTGGCTCGGTGTTTGATCTGGCTGACGATGAGCGCTTTAACCATCGTGTCGAGGTGTCCGAAGGGGTTCTTGCCGAAGAGTGCAGCGAAATTCTCTCCAATTTCTTTCGTCAATTGCGTCAAAAGAAAAAGGCTGCTAGAATGCGCTCCGCAAAGGACGAGTAA
- a CDS encoding cyclic nucleotide-binding domain-containing protein: MTSLPALAQDKFRFFRNMPKEEISSLLEFCTHQRAESGETLWKEGDEDNQVAFILKGRLGIKKMTEFSDRYIIVGTYGPGSVVGELCLLTDNVRSVSAEAITDVELLFLSNDRFEALIQTNPTLGLKLLKGLFKMTSKRLSKSYERIASIF; the protein is encoded by the coding sequence ATGACGTCTTTACCTGCGTTAGCGCAAGACAAATTTCGTTTTTTTCGCAACATGCCCAAAGAGGAGATCTCCAGCCTGCTGGAGTTCTGTACTCATCAGCGCGCTGAATCGGGTGAGACACTGTGGAAAGAGGGGGATGAAGATAATCAGGTCGCATTTATTCTGAAGGGACGCCTCGGCATCAAGAAAATGACCGAGTTTTCCGACCGCTATATTATCGTCGGCACGTATGGTCCCGGCTCTGTCGTCGGAGAACTGTGTCTGCTGACAGATAATGTGCGCTCCGTCAGTGCCGAAGCGATCACGGATGTGGAGCTTCTGTTTCTGTCCAACGACAGATTTGAAGCACTGATTCAGACCAATCCCACATTGGGTCTGAAATTGCTAAAAGGGTTATTTAAGATGACCAGTAAACGCTTGAGCAAATCCTACGAACGCATTGCCTCAATTTTTTGA
- a CDS encoding sensor domain-containing diguanylate cyclase, whose amino-acid sequence MISKRRLIVTLTLLLASGFLLTSLASYYASLNSLRVRIDDNELPLTSDTIYSEIQRDLLQPLFISSLMASDTFLREWVTEGEQHADKVVRYLNEIKQRYGTVTSFFVSDHTYHYYYADGILKTVSADEPRDVWYFRVRDMQQDYEINVDPDMANHDSMTIFINYRVKDYQDQFIGATGVGLTVSAVKNLIENYQQNYQRTIFFVDPQGVLTLAGKEFPTSITSLADIEGLSAHRDQLLNEQQNTLVYQRNGETFHLNTRYISEFGWYLMVEQSEEPMLRQIRLTLLINVAICFTVTFIVIILTQMTINRYQKRLEEMALTDKLTRIANRQAIDLHLQQLFKEQQRHQVPFSVILFDLDNFKQINDTHGHIAGDAVLQNIANIVTTELRDCDVVGRWGGEEFLVLLKHCQLDDALKRAESIRLAIQSYAIGFEEQTLYTTASFGVVEYRDQDDHNTLLKRADQALYIAKQNGKNRCEVIAQL is encoded by the coding sequence ATGATCAGCAAACGCCGCCTTATTGTCACACTCACCCTGCTTTTGGCTAGTGGCTTTCTCCTCACCAGCCTGGCAAGCTATTATGCTTCGCTGAATTCCCTGCGTGTCCGAATTGACGACAATGAGTTGCCGTTGACCAGTGACACCATCTATTCAGAAATCCAGCGTGATCTGCTGCAGCCCCTGTTTATCTCATCACTCATGGCCAGTGATACGTTTTTGCGTGAATGGGTGACGGAGGGGGAGCAGCACGCCGACAAAGTGGTGCGCTACCTCAATGAGATCAAGCAGCGCTACGGCACTGTTACCAGCTTTTTTGTCTCCGATCATACCTATCATTACTACTATGCCGACGGGATTTTGAAAACCGTATCAGCGGATGAACCACGCGATGTGTGGTATTTCCGTGTCCGCGACATGCAGCAAGATTACGAAATCAATGTCGACCCGGACATGGCCAACCATGACAGCATGACCATTTTTATCAATTACCGGGTAAAGGATTATCAGGATCAGTTCATCGGCGCCACCGGTGTCGGGCTGACTGTTTCTGCGGTCAAAAACCTGATTGAAAATTATCAACAAAATTATCAGCGCACGATCTTCTTTGTCGATCCGCAGGGAGTGCTGACTCTGGCCGGCAAGGAGTTCCCGACATCGATCACCTCTTTGGCGGATATTGAAGGGCTGTCCGCCCATCGCGATCAGCTGCTCAATGAACAGCAAAACACCCTTGTGTATCAACGCAATGGCGAAACCTTTCACCTCAACACCCGCTACATTAGCGAATTCGGCTGGTACTTGATGGTGGAACAATCGGAAGAACCGATGCTGCGCCAGATTCGCCTGACTCTGCTGATAAATGTGGCGATCTGCTTTACAGTGACCTTTATTGTCATCATCCTGACCCAGATGACCATCAACCGTTACCAGAAGCGTTTGGAAGAGATGGCTCTGACCGATAAGCTGACGCGCATCGCCAATCGCCAAGCCATTGATCTTCACCTGCAACAACTGTTCAAAGAGCAACAACGTCACCAGGTCCCGTTCAGCGTCATTCTGTTCGATCTCGATAATTTTAAACAGATCAACGACACCCATGGCCACATAGCCGGTGACGCGGTGCTGCAGAACATCGCCAATATCGTGACCACGGAACTTCGCGACTGTGATGTTGTCGGCCGCTGGGGCGGTGAAGAGTTTCTCGTACTACTCAAGCATTGCCAGCTTGACGACGCCCTGAAACGTGCAGAGTCGATCCGACTGGCTATTCAGTCCTACGCCATCGGCTTTGAGGAGCAAACCTTGTACACGACTGCCAGCTTCGGCGTGGTGGAATACCGTGATCAGGACGACCACAACACGCTGCTGAAACGGGCCGATCAAGCCCTGTATATCGCCAAGCAGAACGGCAAAAACCGCTGTGAAGTGATTGCCCAGCTTTAA
- a CDS encoding LysR family transcriptional regulator gives MISLRKLDVFVQVAQQGQITRVAESLGLTQSAVSMALSSLENLHGGPLFHRQGRRLLLNEQGRRLLPMAVGLVQDMDNFRRMLEDAHDQPSGHLHVGASTTIGNYLLPLLVADFTRRYPQATIQLQVGNTEQIEQAVDEGQLDVGLIEGPCHLERLECRFWRDDELVVIVGPQHPWCSAVSVDRSTLLDGQWMMREIGSGTREVFEAALGRDVQKLDSVVELGHTEAIKKAVQAGLGVSCLSRLAVQTELEQGWLVAVKTPLDLTRQLSVLISPGRYQGRLLQSWIEAIDKAVVATLG, from the coding sequence GTGATCAGTTTGCGGAAGCTCGATGTGTTTGTTCAAGTGGCACAGCAGGGGCAGATCACCCGTGTTGCTGAATCTCTGGGGTTGACGCAATCGGCTGTCAGCATGGCGTTGTCGAGCCTGGAAAACCTCCATGGCGGCCCCCTGTTTCATCGTCAGGGGCGTCGACTGTTGCTCAATGAACAGGGCCGCCGCTTGTTGCCCATGGCTGTGGGGCTGGTGCAGGATATGGACAATTTTCGGCGAATGCTTGAAGACGCGCATGATCAACCGAGTGGTCACCTGCATGTCGGTGCCAGTACCACCATCGGTAACTATCTGCTCCCATTGCTAGTGGCGGATTTCACCCGCCGCTATCCTCAAGCCACCATTCAGTTGCAGGTGGGCAATACCGAGCAGATAGAACAGGCGGTTGATGAGGGTCAGCTCGATGTCGGACTCATTGAAGGGCCGTGTCACCTTGAACGCCTTGAGTGCCGATTCTGGCGTGATGATGAGTTGGTGGTGATTGTTGGTCCGCAGCATCCGTGGTGCTCCGCTGTCAGCGTGGATCGATCAACCCTGCTTGACGGTCAATGGATGATGCGCGAGATTGGTTCCGGAACACGGGAAGTTTTTGAAGCGGCCCTTGGTCGGGATGTGCAAAAGTTGGACTCGGTGGTCGAACTGGGGCACACCGAGGCGATAAAAAAAGCGGTGCAGGCCGGTCTGGGTGTCAGTTGCTTGTCGCGTCTGGCGGTACAAACTGAACTGGAACAGGGGTGGTTGGTTGCTGTGAAGACGCCTTTGGATTTAACGCGTCAGCTCAGTGTGCTGATCAGCCCGGGGCGTTATCAGGGCAGATTATTGCAGAGTTGGATTGAGGCGATTGACAAAGCTGTCGTGGCGACACTTGGTTAA
- a CDS encoding YeiH family protein, whose protein sequence is MNPLAKPVYLLAIGICLLPMVSAPVALAIGIIYGLTWQHPWPQINAEASRKLLQTAVVGLGFGVPLIEVWQVGKGSFFSTLAGILITLAIGSLLGRWLKVPHGTSLLVSCGTAICGGSAIAAMSPVIKAENDESAVALATVFTLNAVALLVFPLVGHLFHLEQHQFGTWAGMAIHDTSSVVGAAASYGIEALETATTVKLTRALWIAPLALIAGMLTNSGQRAKIPLFIVLFIAAAAVHSALPRWEPAWHSVATVARHALVLSLFFVGAGLNRNLLKKVGARTLTQGVTLWLIISTLTLAAVHYRLI, encoded by the coding sequence ATGAATCCACTTGCCAAACCTGTCTACCTTCTCGCCATCGGCATCTGCCTACTGCCGATGGTCAGCGCCCCGGTTGCTTTGGCCATCGGCATCATTTACGGGCTAACCTGGCAGCACCCCTGGCCGCAGATCAATGCTGAAGCAAGCCGAAAATTGCTTCAAACCGCCGTGGTCGGCTTGGGATTCGGCGTTCCATTGATTGAGGTCTGGCAGGTGGGAAAAGGCTCTTTTTTTTCAACGCTGGCCGGGATTCTCATCACTCTGGCCATCGGCAGTTTGTTGGGCCGCTGGCTCAAAGTTCCGCACGGCACCAGCCTGCTGGTCTCTTGCGGTACTGCCATCTGCGGCGGAAGCGCCATTGCCGCCATGTCACCGGTGATCAAAGCTGAAAACGACGAATCAGCTGTGGCCCTGGCCACCGTCTTTACTCTGAATGCCGTTGCGCTGCTGGTATTTCCACTTGTCGGCCACCTGTTTCACCTGGAACAACATCAGTTCGGCACCTGGGCAGGCATGGCCATTCACGACACCAGCAGTGTCGTCGGTGCTGCAGCCAGCTACGGCATTGAGGCACTGGAAACAGCCACCACCGTCAAGCTGACCCGCGCGCTGTGGATTGCGCCTCTGGCTCTCATTGCCGGAATGCTCACCAACTCGGGACAACGCGCGAAAATCCCTCTATTTATCGTGTTATTTATCGCAGCAGCGGCGGTTCATTCAGCCCTGCCCAGGTGGGAACCGGCCTGGCATAGCGTAGCCACAGTGGCCCGCCACGCCTTGGTATTGAGCCTGTTCTTTGTCGGTGCCGGACTCAACCGTAACTTATTGAAAAAGGTGGGAGCCCGCACACTGACTCAAGGCGTGACCCTGTGGCTGATCATCAGCACCCTAACACTGGCCGCCGTTCATTATCGACTCATTTGA